Below is a genomic region from Halobacterium sp. CBA1132.
TCGGGAACAAGGTCATCGCGACCTCCCAGTGGCTCCAGCGCACCAGCCGCGATGTCGCGGACTGGTACGACGTCCCGTTCCGCTGGAACGACGAGGAAGTCCGACTGCCGCCGGAAATCGACGAGAACGCGCAGGTCGGCAACAAGTACACGCCGACGTGGCCGTCCAGCGACGAGCGCTACGACGTCCCCGAGGCGATTCGGGCGTGGCGCGCCTTCAAGGGCGAGAACGAACTCGTCGGCTTCGCGGACATGCTCGAACGCGTCGAGCAGCGCTCGCTGCTCCCCGACGTCGACTACCTCGTCATCGACGAGTTTCAGGACATCACCAGCCTCCAGTACGACGTCTACGAGGAGTGGCGTCCCCACATGGAGCGCGTGCTCATCGCGGGCGACGACGACCAGGTCGTCTACGCGTGGCAGGGCGCGGACCCCGAACTCCTCCTGAACACGAAAGTCACCGACGACGTGGTGCTTCCGAACTCCTATCGCCTCCCGTCGGAAGTGCTGGAAGTCGTCCAGCAGGAGATTAGCCACATCGACACCCGCCAAGAGAAAGACCTCGAACCCCGCAAGGAGGGCGGGAGCGTCGAGGCCGTCGAGAGCCCGTCGATGCTGGACCTCGTGCGGAACGTCCGCCGCACCGTCGAGGGCTCCGACGACGAGACGGTGATGATTCTGTTCCGGGCGCGCTACCAGCTGTTCGACTTCGTCGACGAGTTCATCGGCGAAGGCATCCCGTTCAAGGCGCTGACTGACCAGCGCCTCTGGACGGACCGCCTCCAGCAGTACATCTCCGCGGTCGAAGCCCTCGAACACGACGACCCCATCGACGGCCTGCAGGCGCGCCGCCTGATGGACATGCTGCAGGACTCGGCGTTCGGCACCCGCGAGCGCAACGACCTCCGTGAGGCCATCGACGAGGCGCAGGGCGAGGACACCGACCTCACGGAACTCACGTTCACCGCGGAGTTCATCCGCGACTACGTGCCGTTCGTGCCCGGGCCCTCGGCCGCCGCGGACATGCTCCGGAAGGTCACGCGCTACCAGCGCCAGAGCATCGACGCGTACTTCCAGGGCGACTACCGCGGCATGGACCCCGACCGCGTGCGCGTCGGCACAATCCACTCCGCGAAGGGTCGCGAGGCCGACCACGTGTTCGTCTCCACGGACCTCACGGAGAAGGTCGTCGAGCAGATGGCGGCCACCGCGGACCCCGAGGACATCCCGGAGGGCATCGAGTTCACGTCCAAGACGAGCCCCGTCCCGATTCTGACGGACAACGAGCGCCGCGTGTTCTACGTCGGCATGAGCCGGGCGCGCGAACGCCTCGTGCTCCTCCAGAACCTCATCAACGGCGCCCCGACGCTCCCCATCGACGTGTTGCTGTACGGCGAGCAGACGGGCCAGACCCTCGACGACGCCCTCGAAGCCGACACGCCAGTCCACCTCCCGTGAATGCGGCCCGCGGTGCTGGACAGCGCGCTCGCCGACGCGAGCGCTGACGCCTTCGTCGTCGTCGGCCCCGCCGACGACCCGCTCGTACGCGCCTTCAGCGGCGCCGCTCTCCCGTGCCGTGCGGCCGTCGTCTACGCCGGCCGCGTCGCCGTTGTCCCCGAGCGTCCGCTTCCCGACTACGTCACTGTCCGGGCCGACGTCTCTGTTCTCGACCCCGTAGCGACGCCCGCCGAGCGCCTCCCGGACCTCGTGGCCGACAGCGTGCTCGCTCCCCGCTCGCTCCCCCACGACGCCGCACTCTACCTCGAAAACGCCGGCGTCGACGTGGCCTCCACGGACGCCCACCTGCGCGCGAGAGAACGGAAGACCGACGGCGAACTCGCCGCGCTCCGGGACGCGCAGGCCGCCGCCGAGGCCGGAGTGGCGGCGGCCGCGAAACTCCTCTCGGAGGCCGCTGACGACCCGCTCGCGGACGACGCGGGCGACGTGACTGCCGAGCGCGTGCGCCGCAGCGCGAACGCAGCGATGGCGCGGGCGGGCGCTGACCCCGAGACGGTCGTCGCGGCCGAGGGGTCGATTGGAGCCAGCGACCCCGTTCCGATTCGCGTCACGCCCCGCGTTGACGACTACCACGGCTGTCTCGCGCGCACGTTCGTCGCGGACAGCGACGGCGGGTGGGAGCGCCGCGCGACGCTCGCCGGCGAGTACGCCGTCGACGCCGGCATCGACATCGTGGACATCGGGGAGACGACCGTCGCGGCGGCCGCGGAGGAAGTTACCGCAGAACTGGGGTCGTACGGGTTTCCGCCGACTGCGGGAACCGGCACAGTTCACGGCGTCGGCCTCGAACGCCGCGAGCGCCCCGAGAGCGAGGACGCAATCGAGGCGGGCGCGGTGCTGGCGGTTCGTGCAGAATTGGACGCCGAGAAGACGGTGTGGGTCGCGGACCTCGCGGTCGCCACCGAGGACGGCGTCGAGCGAGTCGGTGCCTTCCCGCGGTCGGTCGTCCCAAAGCCGGACTACTGATTTTCGTCGTCGGGGTCTTCGACGACCGCGTCCGTGGCTTTCTGTGCGGCGAGAATCGGAACGTCCGTCGGCATCGTCACGTACTGTTCGAAGGCGATGATGCCCGCGGCGAACCCGAGGAACACCCACCCGGTCGAGTCGCCCGCGAGCAGCGTTTCGACGCCGAACAGCGCGGCCGGCGCGGCGAACGCCACTGCCACAGCGAGCGTGATGGCGTCGAGGAGTTTCACAACTCCCCCTCGGCGCTCGCGTCACATAAGCCCGTCCGAAACCACAGCGTTTTCGTTACGGATAACGAATCTGGTAGCGTGTTCACCGGCATCATCGAGGAGACCGGCACCGTCGAGCGCGTCGTCGACGAACCCGACGGCCGCCGCATCCGCATCGCGACGGGGGACCTGAGCGGCTTCCAGCACGGCGACAGCGTCAGCGTCGGCGGCGTCTGCCTCACTGTCGAGGAGTACGGAGATAATTGGTTCACCGCGTTCACCGCGACGGAGACGCTGGAAGCCACCACTCTCGACGAGGTCCGCGAGGGCGACGAAGTGAATCTCGAACGCGCGCTCCCTGCCGAGGGTCGCCTCGACGGCCACATCGTGCAGGGCCACGTCGACACCACCACCGAAGTCGTCGCCGTCGAGGAAGTCGGCGAGGACTGGACGTTCACGTTCGCGCTTCCGGACGGCCACGAGCAGTACGTCGCGCAGAAGGGCTCGATTACGCTCGACGGAATCAGCCTCACCGTCGCCGACGTCGACGACGAGAACGGGACGTTCTCGGTCGCGGTGGTGCCGACGACCTACGACCTCACGACGCTCTCCGAGCGGTCGCCCGGCGACCGCGTGAACGTCGAAGTCGACGTCGTCGCGAAGTACGTCGAACGCCTCGATACCTACTAACTACTGTCTTCGTCGTCGAGGCCGCTGACGAGGAAGTCCGCGTCTTCTCGCGTTCGCTCGCGTTCGCTCTCGTCGTAGCGGCCGGCGTCGGTTCGCTCGTAGGCCGCGCGGTACGCCACGAGTTTCCGGTAGAGCACGTAGAACAGCGTGCCGTCGTAGACGACGACGAACCCGAGGAACACCAGGCCTGGTGCGAGACCCAGCGTGTCCGTCACGATGCCGAGGTTCGTCACGACCGTGTTGTACGTCGCGTGGATGACCGCGGCGATGACGAGCCCCTTCACGATGATGGGGCCGGCGTCGTCGGGGTTGAACTTCGCGAGCCCGAGGTAGTAGCCCGCGAACGCCGAGTAGATGACGTGGCCGGGGCCCGCCAGCGTGCGCACGGCGGCGGTCTGGAGGCCGACATCGATGGCCGCGGTGGTGCCCGCGGCGCTGGCGGCCATCACCACCTCGCGGCCGATGTAGATGGCGTTCTCGATGGTCGCGAACCCGAGGCCGGCGACCGCGCCGTACACCGCGCCGTCGACCACCGCGTCGAAGCGGTCGCTGCGGAACGCGTACAGCCGAATCGCGAGCCACTTCACGGTCTCCTCGACCGGACCGACGATGAGGAAGTAGTACAGCGCGGGGGCCAGCACGGTCACCCACAGCGGCGCGTCCGCGGTCACCGACCCGAGGAACAGCCCCGAGAAGACGGTGTTCAGCACGGCCGCGAACCCCGCGAACAGGAACCCGAACGCGAACGTCACCACGACCAACTCCAGTGGCTCGCGTTTCGTGACGTCGGCCTTCCAGACGAACGCCGCCATCCCGAGCGCGGGCACCACCGACAGCAGCACGTACAGCGCGACGACCGGCCTGTCGACGAACACGAGGCCGAGCGCCGCCGCGAACTGCGCGAGAACGATGAGCACTGCGAGCGCGACGACGCTCGCACGCGCGCTCGTCACGATGCCGCCGTACAGCCACGACGAGAACCGG
It encodes:
- a CDS encoding M24 family metallopeptidase, producing the protein MRPAVLDSALADASADAFVVVGPADDPLVRAFSGAALPCRAAVVYAGRVAVVPERPLPDYVTVRADVSVLDPVATPAERLPDLVADSVLAPRSLPHDAALYLENAGVDVASTDAHLRARERKTDGELAALRDAQAAAEAGVAAAAKLLSEAADDPLADDAGDVTAERVRRSANAAMARAGADPETVVAAEGSIGASDPVPIRVTPRVDDYHGCLARTFVADSDGGWERRATLAGEYAVDAGIDIVDIGETTVAAAAEEVTAELGSYGFPPTAGTGTVHGVGLERRERPESEDAIEAGAVLAVRAELDAEKTVWVADLAVATEDGVERVGAFPRSVVPKPDY
- a CDS encoding UvrD-helicase domain-containing protein translates to MTDSEPEVTRLFGGPGSGKTTALLDHVEEILEDDDVEVRDILVVSYTRAAAAEVRERLAERLDVNPRSLRGNVATMHAKAYELLGLSRGDVVGEDDKEEFCEEYGIPFEDEYSSGSRRTARSTTLGNKVIATSQWLQRTSRDVADWYDVPFRWNDEEVRLPPEIDENAQVGNKYTPTWPSSDERYDVPEAIRAWRAFKGENELVGFADMLERVEQRSLLPDVDYLVIDEFQDITSLQYDVYEEWRPHMERVLIAGDDDQVVYAWQGADPELLLNTKVTDDVVLPNSYRLPSEVLEVVQQEISHIDTRQEKDLEPRKEGGSVEAVESPSMLDLVRNVRRTVEGSDDETVMILFRARYQLFDFVDEFIGEGIPFKALTDQRLWTDRLQQYISAVEALEHDDPIDGLQARRLMDMLQDSAFGTRERNDLREAIDEAQGEDTDLTELTFTAEFIRDYVPFVPGPSAAADMLRKVTRYQRQSIDAYFQGDYRGMDPDRVRVGTIHSAKGREADHVFVSTDLTEKVVEQMAATADPEDIPEGIEFTSKTSPVPILTDNERRVFYVGMSRARERLVLLQNLINGAPTLPIDVLLYGEQTGQTLDDALEADTPVHLP
- a CDS encoding riboflavin synthase, which encodes MFTGIIEETGTVERVVDEPDGRRIRIATGDLSGFQHGDSVSVGGVCLTVEEYGDNWFTAFTATETLEATTLDEVREGDEVNLERALPAEGRLDGHIVQGHVDTTTEVVAVEEVGEDWTFTFALPDGHEQYVAQKGSITLDGISLTVADVDDENGTFSVAVVPTTYDLTTLSERSPGDRVNVEVDVVAKYVERLDTY
- a CDS encoding PrsW family intramembrane metalloprotease; amino-acid sequence: MSTDRDPVQRANEGGEDLYDVATWEPRTTLDRFSSWLYGGIVTSARASVVALAVLIVLAQFAAALGLVFVDRPVVALYVLLSVVPALGMAAFVWKADVTKREPLELVVVTFAFGFLFAGFAAVLNTVFSGLFLGSVTADAPLWVTVLAPALYYFLIVGPVEETVKWLAIRLYAFRSDRFDAVVDGAVYGAVAGLGFATIENAIYIGREVVMAASAAGTTAAIDVGLQTAAVRTLAGPGHVIYSAFAGYYLGLAKFNPDDAGPIIVKGLVIAAVIHATYNTVVTNLGIVTDTLGLAPGLVFLGFVVVYDGTLFYVLYRKLVAYRAAYERTDAGRYDESERERTREDADFLVSGLDDEDSS